GACACGGGACGCGCCTTCGACCGGGCCCCATCGAGCGCCCGAGTACCATACTGGGTCATCGGACTCGACTCTTTCTCCATCCACCCACCAGCCGCCCGACCTCGTCCACGAGCCGGGCGGCGACTTCGTACTGGTGGGTGCTGATCAACTTTTCCTCGTGCGCCAGGCGCACCTGGAATCGCACCTGCTCCAACCGCAGATTCGCCCGTTCGAGCAGCGCCACCTTGTCGCGACTGAACTTCGCTTCGATCAACAGTTCCAGAGTGTCGTAGACGTTGCGTAGAATGCGGTCTCCGAGCAGGAAACGAAAATCGCGCGGGAACTTCCCCACCCGGCG
The Deltaproteobacteria bacterium genome window above contains:
- the avd gene encoding diversity-generating retroelement protein Avd, with amino-acid sequence MTEEGSSDRQAPQQPELTAITKAYDLVREMTRRVGKFPRDFRFLLGDRILRNVYDTLELLIEAKFSRDKVALLERANLRLEQVRFQVRLAHEEKLISTHQYEVAARLVDEVGRLVGGWRKSRVR